GCTGTTAGTCAGGAAGTTCTGGATGCTATAAAAGAGTTTAATTTGAATGATTATTTGAATCTTCTGGGATATGTTTCGCATCATGAAGCAATTGCTCATCAAAAAAAATCACAGGTTTTACTTTTAATAGAGATTAATTCAGAAGATACCAAAAGTATTATTCCGGGTAAATTATTCGAATATATGGTTTCAAATCGCCCAATAATTGCGATTGGACCAGAAGGTTCTGATTTTGCTGATATTATAACAGAGACAAATACTGGAGTATTTTTTGATTATTCTGAGAAAGCGAAGTTAAAAAGTGTAATTTTGGACTTTTATAATCAGTTTTTGGAAGGGAAATTACAATCTTATGGAGTTGGTTTACAACAATATTCAAGAAAAAATCTTACCAAGCAATTAGCACAATTGATTAAAGAATAAAAAGCAATAACAATTTAAAAAATCTATAGAGAGTAGAAAATCAGAAATCTAAACTCTACAATCTAAACTCTGCAAGCAAAACATGGGTATTGTTTTAAACCAGTCTTTCAAAAATACAATCATAACTTACATAGGCTTTGCAATAGGAGCTATTAATACGCTTTATCTATATCCAATTTATTTGGGGGCTACTTATTATGCGCTAACAAATTATATTACTTCGGCTGCCAACGTAATTATGCCATTGTTTGCAATTGGAATGCAAAACACATTAGTCAAGTTTTATTCACAGTATGAAACCGAAGATGAAAGAGAACAGTTTCTTTCTTTTACGGCATTATTTCCAATATTAATGTGTATTCCGTTGGGTATTATTGGAATCTTTTTCTTTGATGATATTACGGCATTTGTAGCAAAGAAAAACCCTGTTGTAAAAGAGTTTATGCTTTTGATTCCGTTCATTGGGATTTGTATGGCATATTTCGAAATATTTTATGCTTGGGCGAGAGTTCATATGCATTCTGTTTTTGGAAATTTCATTAAAGAAGTTGGATTAAGATTGTTTTCAACTTTTGCATTGGTAGGTTTGTATTTTAACTGGATGACACTAATTCAGTTTGTTTATGTAACGGCAGCAATTTATTTTGTGGCGTTCATAGTTACAATGTTCTACGCTTTCTATATTAAAAAACCTAAATTTCAAATCAATATTCCCAAGAACGTAAGAGATGTAATGGAATATACATTCTTCATTATTTTGTCAGGAAGTGTTGCCAATTTACTTTTGGATGGAGATAAACTGATGTTGAATCAGTACATGAAAATTGAGAATATTGCGTACTATTCAGTAGCGACTTATATTGCTTTGGTAATTTCAGTTCCAAGTCGTGCGATGCATCAAATTGTATATCCAATTACAGCTAAATTAATGCATGAAAATAAACACGATGAATTGAATTTATTGTACAAAAAAACTTCAATTAATCTTCAAATGGTTGGTGGTTTTGTGATGTTGTGCATTTTTGTCAATATTAATCAATTGTACGAATTAGTTCCAAAAGAGTATAGCGGAGGTATTACCGTTGTATTTATGATTGGATTATCAAAATATTTTGATTTGATTTTAGGAAACAATAATGCAATCATTTTTAACACTAAATATTATAGAATGGTATTGTATTTAGGATTGCTGTTAGTGTTTTTAACCATTGTCTTAAATATGATTTTTATTCCTATTGCTGGGATTTTAGGATCAGCATTCGCTACTTTATTATCTGTTACTTTGTACAGTTTGGCAAAGCTGCTTTTTGTCGTAAAGAAGTTGGATTTGTATCCGTTTACAAAACAAACGATATATTCAATGTTGCTGACGTTTGCTTTGTTTTTACTGTTTTATTTCTGGGAATTTCCTTTTTATCAATTAATAAGTATTGCTTTAAAGTCTGTTCTGGTTACTATTTTGTATGTATATCTGAATTATAAGTTTAAGATTTCTTCAGATATTAATAAAGTAATTGATGGTATTTTGAAAAAGATAGGAGTTAAAAATTAATACGATTTTATTGAGAAATCCACAAGGAATTTAAATTCTAAGCTATTTTGTTTTTATATTTGTTAGAAAGGATAACCAATTTATTTCTAATAGAATATGAAAAAGAAACTACTTTGCTTTTTAGGGTTCTTCGTTGTATTGTTTTCTTCATTGACTTTTGCTCAAGCTGATAGCTTAAAAAGCTCAAAGATAGTTACTGTTGAATTAAAACCAAAAGGATATCCTGTAACTCCTTTTAAAGACACGCTTTTTTATGTCTACAATAAAGTAGGTTCGTTTTCTGCAGAAAGCAGAGCAAATGCAATTACAGAGAAAATCAGAAAACTTTATGAAGATTCTTTTTTCGAAAAAGATTCTATTTCAGTTGTTCCTTCTGATATTTCACAGGATATCATCTATAAGAATGATTTTGTGATCATGTCGATTTTGGATATTGATGCAAAAGCCGAAAATCAGTCTGCTCATTTTATTGCCACGCGGAATTTGAATTTGATAAAAAGAGCTATTATTTATCAAAATGAAAATTATTCAATGCTTCCAAAAAGGCTTGGATATACGGCATTGCTTATTCTTATTATTGGAATTGTTTTATATTTTGTAGGGAAGATTTTTAACCGAATAAAATTATACATCTTAAAAAACAGCGACAGATATTTTAAAGGATTTAATTATAATAATATAAATATTCTTTCGCCACAGAAACAGCAATCTCTATTGATGAAATTGTATAGTCTGATTAAAGGCATTACATTGGTTCTTATCGTTTATCTTTCCCTTCCTTTATTATTTAGTATTTTCCCCGCAACAGAAGCTTATACGACAACTTTATTGCGTTGGATACTGACACCTGCAAAATTGGCCATTATGGGTTTTATTCACTTCCTGCCCAGTTTTGTCACCATCATTGTTATTTTCTTCATTTTTAAATATGCAATTAAGATCATCAAATTCTTTTTTGATGAGATCAAAAAAGAAAATATCAAAATTGATGGTTTTTATAGTGATTGGGCAATGCCAACATTTAATATTATCAGGTTTTTGCTGCTGGCTTTTATGGTAGTAATTATTTTTCCTTATTTGCCCGGATCAGATTCACCTATTTTCAAAGGAGTTTCGGTATTTGTTGGGATTCTATTTTCATTAGGTTCATCAAATGCTATTGCCAATATGGTTGCAGGATTAGTAATTACTTATATGCGTCCGTTTAAAATTGGCGATTTTATAAAGATTGGCGATGTAAGCGGAGAAGTGATCGAAAAAACAGCTTTGGTAACGCGTATCAGAACTCCCAAATTTGAAGACATTACAATCCCAAATTCGACTGTTCTATCGAGTACTTCAACCAATTATTCTTCAAACACAAAACAAGTTAACAATGGCTTGTTGATTCACACCACAGTTACAATTGGGTATGATGTTCCTTGGAAGGATATTCATAAAGCCTTAATAGATGCAGCATTAAAAACAGATATGATTGAGCAAACGCCGCCACCATTTGTTTTGCAAACTGGTTTAGAGGATTTTTACGTTGCTTATCAAATTAATGTCTACACGAAGCATCCTACAAAGCAACCTCTTATTTATTCGTCGTTGCATCAAAATATTCAGGATTCATTTAGTGCTGCGGGAATCGAAATTATGTCACCTCATTATAATGCATTACGAGACGGGAATACAACCACAATTCCTGAGAATTATTTGAATAAAGATTATGAACCGCCAACTTTTAATGTTAAAAATAAAAGTTAAGTTATTGATACTTAGTTAAAATTTTTAACAATTTAACAGTACTTTACTTTGTAGTTTAATTTTTTAAAATTAAATTTATGTTTCAGAATGGAATATTGCTTTTTAGAAAGTTGAATTTAACACGTTTTAAAATCACTAAAAAGTAAATATTGTAGTTTTTTAGATTGATAATTTTGCAGAAATTGTGAAATGAAAATGGATAAAATCGATGTGGTAGAATTTGGATTAATTTTAGTTAACTAATTATGAAGAACAATCGGCTCAGTCAGGAACAAAGCATACAGGTATTTTCTAATATGATATCGAATAAAGTTCATAACGGATTTACTCTTGAAGAAAGAAATGATGAGTTTCTTTTTGCGGTTCTTTCAAAAGGTGGAAAAGTTGTCAATCACGGTCTAAACTTTACGATTTTTTGTTTAACCTTAGGATTATGGTCATTTGCATGGTTGTATCTTACATTTGAGGCGTCAAAACAAAAAAAGATTTTAGTAGCAATTGATGAAGATGGTTTTCCGTTTGAAGAAAAATGCTTAGTTGCTTAGTAGAATTATTAAATGAAAAATAGTAAAGCCCTAAATTCAAAACCTACAATTGAATTTAGGGCTTTATTATTATAGACCTTTCCGTTTTGTTATCTGTTATGTTAGACGCACGGCAGTGCGTCTCTACGGTAAAAAAAACAGATTCAACCGCCAATATATGCATCCAGAGAGAAAAAACCTCAGAGCCTCAGTATCTAAGAACCTCAGAACCTTTTCTCTAAAGTTTATCCTTCAAATAAACTCCTGTAACTGATTTCTTTTCTTTTGCAACTTCTTCCGGAGTTCCAACTGCTAATAAATGTCCTCCGTTTTCTCCTCCTTCAGGGCCTAAATCAATTATCCAGTCGGCACATTTTATTAAGTCAAGATTGTGTTCGATTACAATTATCGAATGTCCTTTATCGATTAAAGCATCAAATGAAGCTAATAGTTTTTTAATATCATGAAAATGTAATCCGGTTGTAGGTTCATCAAAAACAAATAAAGCTTTGTCTTTTGTTGCGCCTTTTACCAAAAATGAAGCAAGTTTAATACGTTGCGCTTCACCACCGGAAAGTGTAGATGAAGATTGTCCTAATTGCACATATCCTAAACCTACATCCTGAAGCGGTTGTAATTTTTGAGTAATTTTACTTTGTTTGTTTTTTTCGAAAAAAGCAATTGCATCATCAATTGTCATTGTCAGAATATCGTTGATGTTTTGATTGTCGAAAGTAATTTCCAAAACTTCTTTTTTAAATCGTTTTCCGCCACAAGTTTCGCAAGGTAAAGAAACGTCTGCCATGAAAACCATTTCGACATTTATAGAACCTTCACCTTTACAAGTTTCGCAACGTCCGCCATCAACATTAAAAGAAAAATGTTTTGCCTGATAACCTCTTATTTTTGATAGTTTTTCTTTGGCATACAAATCACGAATGTCATCATAAGCTTTGATATAAGTTACAGGATTTGATCGTGAACTTCTACCAATTGGGTTTTGATCAACATATTCGATATGTTTGATTTGCGAAAAAGAACCTTTTATTTCACTAAACTGACCAGCTTTTTCACCGGCATTTTCCAGTTTTTTCTGCATTGCAGGAAATAATATTTTCTTGATCAATGTACTTTTTCCACTTCCTGAAACTCCCGTAATTACGGTTAAAACATCAAGAGGAAAAGTAACATTTATATTTTTTAAGTTGTTTTCTCTGGCGCCAACAATATCAATATGATTCTTGAATTTTCGTCTTTTCTTTGGTACAGAAATTTCTAAATCACCATTTAAGTATTTTGCCGTAAGCGAATCGGATTTTAAGATTTCTTCATAAGTTCCCTGAGCCACTAAATGACCACCAAAAGTTCCGGCTTCAGGACCAATATCAATAATCATATCGGCAGCTTTCATGATATCTTCATCATGCTCAACTACAATTACTGTATTGCCCAGATCACGAAGCGAAAGCAAAACCTTAATCAAGCGTTCAGAATCTTTTGGGTGTAGACCAATACTTGGTTCATCGAGAATATACATAGAACCAACCAAACTACTTCCCAATGAAGTCGCAAGATTAATACGCTGCGATTCTCCTCCTGAAAGTGTTGCCGAATTTCTATTTAAGGTAAGATAATCCAAGCCAACTTCTGTCAAAAATGACAAACGATTGTTGATTTCGACCATTAAACGTTTTGCAATTTGCTGTTCGTAAACATTCAAATCGATATTTTTGAAAAAAGTAACCAAATGTTTAATTGGTAAATCAACTAAATCAGAAACTGTTTTACCGTTAATTTTTACGTAAGATGCTTCTTCGCGTAAGCGTTTTCCGCGACAAGCGTGACATTTTGTTTTTCCGCGGTAACGAGATAACATTACGCGATTCTGAATCTTATAATTTTTTTCTTCCAGTTCTTTAAAGAAATCATTTAAACCTTGAAAATATTGATTTCCTTTCCAGATTAAATCTTTTTGCTCTTCTGAAAGTTCAAAATAAGGCTTGTGAATCGGGAAATCGAACTTATAAGCGTGTTTTACCAATTCGTCTTTGTACCAACTCATGCTATCGCCACGCCAAGGATAAATAGCGCTTTCAAAAACAGATAAAGAGGTATTTGGAACCACCAAATCAGCATCAATGCCAATAATGTTTCCATAACCTTCACAAACCGGACAAGCTCCGTAAGGATTATTAAAGCTGAATAAATGTACGTTTGGCTCTAAAAATGTAATTCCGTCAAGCTCAAAATTATTCGAATAAGTAAATCTTTTATCAGAATTTAATTCTTGTAAATAACAGATTCCTTTTCCTTCAAAGAAAGCAGTTTGTACAGCATCTGCAAGACGATTATAGAATTCTTCTTCGTCTTTGACAACGATTCTGTCAATAATCAGTAGAATATCTTTATTATCTAATTTATGAAGTTCTGTAGGCGTAAATTCATCGAGACGCATGGTTTCGTTATCGACAAGAACACGAGAAAAACCTTGTTGCAAAAGCACTTTTAGTTTATCTTCTAATTGTCTTCCTTCTTCAAGATGAATAGGAGAAAGCAAAAGCCATTTACTGTCTAATTCCAGATTTTTTACATCAGATACAACATCTGTAACGGTATTTTTTTTAACCTCCAAACCTGAAATTGGCGAATAAGTTCGTCCAATTCTGGCAAACAAAAGTTTTATATAATCGTAGATTTCAGTAGAAGTTCCAACTGTCGAACGTGCATTCGTTGTATTTACCTTTTGCTCAATCGCAATTGCAGGTGCAATACCTTTTATATATTCAACTTTTGGTTTGTCTAAACGCCCCAAAAACTGACGCGCATATGAAGACAAACTTTCTACATAACGACGTTGTCCTTCGGCATATAAAGTGTCAAATGCTAAACTTGATTTTCCTGATCCCGAAAGTCCTGTAATTACAACAAGTTTGTTTCTGGGAATCACCACATCTACATTTTTTAAATTATGTACTTGTGCTCCTTTAATTATAATATTATGTTTTGGGTCGAGTGTCGAAAGATCGATTTGCATAAAAAAAGTCAATTTCTACAAAAGTAATCAATTTAGATTGGAGTTTTGTTAATCAGATTGTTCCAAATCTTAACTAATTTGTGTGCTATAATAATTGGAATTGGAGAAAGAGATATTTTTACGATCAATATTCTATGGTTTCCCAAGGTTGAAACCTTGGGCTATGCTTGAATTTTCATAATAGAAACATAGCCAATGGTTTCAACCATTGGAGACGTAATATATTTTCACGATGAACATTGTATGGTTTCCCAAGGTTTGAAACGTTGAGACATAATATATTTTCACGATTAATATTCTATGGTTTCCCAAGGTTGAAACCTTGGGCTATGTTTAGTATTATTTGGTAGAAATGCTGTTAATTGTTTCAGCCAATGGAACGAGTAAATTATGGTATTCCAAATTTAGAGATTGAATCTTCGATTTAATTGAGATAGTTTGAAATTAAATTTAATGTGCTAAATCTTGTTTTATTTTACTAAAAACTTGTCATTACAATATAAAATAAGCTATTTTAGGACTGTTTTTACATTAAATTAATACAATATATCGATTTGAAAACTAAACTGTCTTTACTGCTTTTTTTGATGAGTTTCTTTCTGTTTGCGCAGGAGTTTCCGCCAATTGTCAAATATTCATCGTCTGTTTATGGAGCCGGAAATCAAAGCTGGATGATTTCGCAAGACGATCAGAACTATTTGTATTTTGCTAATAATGATGGACTTTTGGAATATAATGGAACAAACTGGCAATTGT
This genomic window from Flavobacterium sp. 9 contains:
- a CDS encoding lipopolysaccharide biosynthesis protein — its product is MGIVLNQSFKNTIITYIGFAIGAINTLYLYPIYLGATYYALTNYITSAANVIMPLFAIGMQNTLVKFYSQYETEDEREQFLSFTALFPILMCIPLGIIGIFFFDDITAFVAKKNPVVKEFMLLIPFIGICMAYFEIFYAWARVHMHSVFGNFIKEVGLRLFSTFALVGLYFNWMTLIQFVYVTAAIYFVAFIVTMFYAFYIKKPKFQINIPKNVRDVMEYTFFIILSGSVANLLLDGDKLMLNQYMKIENIAYYSVATYIALVISVPSRAMHQIVYPITAKLMHENKHDELNLLYKKTSINLQMVGGFVMLCIFVNINQLYELVPKEYSGGITVVFMIGLSKYFDLILGNNNAIIFNTKYYRMVLYLGLLLVFLTIVLNMIFIPIAGILGSAFATLLSVTLYSLAKLLFVVKKLDLYPFTKQTIYSMLLTFALFLLFYFWEFPFYQLISIALKSVLVTILYVYLNYKFKISSDINKVIDGILKKIGVKN
- the uvrA gene encoding excinuclease ABC subunit UvrA, with protein sequence MQIDLSTLDPKHNIIIKGAQVHNLKNVDVVIPRNKLVVITGLSGSGKSSLAFDTLYAEGQRRYVESLSSYARQFLGRLDKPKVEYIKGIAPAIAIEQKVNTTNARSTVGTSTEIYDYIKLLFARIGRTYSPISGLEVKKNTVTDVVSDVKNLELDSKWLLLSPIHLEEGRQLEDKLKVLLQQGFSRVLVDNETMRLDEFTPTELHKLDNKDILLIIDRIVVKDEEEFYNRLADAVQTAFFEGKGICYLQELNSDKRFTYSNNFELDGITFLEPNVHLFSFNNPYGACPVCEGYGNIIGIDADLVVPNTSLSVFESAIYPWRGDSMSWYKDELVKHAYKFDFPIHKPYFELSEEQKDLIWKGNQYFQGLNDFFKELEEKNYKIQNRVMLSRYRGKTKCHACRGKRLREEASYVKINGKTVSDLVDLPIKHLVTFFKNIDLNVYEQQIAKRLMVEINNRLSFLTEVGLDYLTLNRNSATLSGGESQRINLATSLGSSLVGSMYILDEPSIGLHPKDSERLIKVLLSLRDLGNTVIVVEHDEDIMKAADMIIDIGPEAGTFGGHLVAQGTYEEILKSDSLTAKYLNGDLEISVPKKRRKFKNHIDIVGARENNLKNINVTFPLDVLTVITGVSGSGKSTLIKKILFPAMQKKLENAGEKAGQFSEIKGSFSQIKHIEYVDQNPIGRSSRSNPVTYIKAYDDIRDLYAKEKLSKIRGYQAKHFSFNVDGGRCETCKGEGSINVEMVFMADVSLPCETCGGKRFKKEVLEITFDNQNINDILTMTIDDAIAFFEKNKQSKITQKLQPLQDVGLGYVQLGQSSSTLSGGEAQRIKLASFLVKGATKDKALFVFDEPTTGLHFHDIKKLLASFDALIDKGHSIIVIEHNLDLIKCADWIIDLGPEGGENGGHLLAVGTPEEVAKEKKSVTGVYLKDKL
- a CDS encoding mechanosensitive ion channel family protein → MKKKLLCFLGFFVVLFSSLTFAQADSLKSSKIVTVELKPKGYPVTPFKDTLFYVYNKVGSFSAESRANAITEKIRKLYEDSFFEKDSISVVPSDISQDIIYKNDFVIMSILDIDAKAENQSAHFIATRNLNLIKRAIIYQNENYSMLPKRLGYTALLILIIGIVLYFVGKIFNRIKLYILKNSDRYFKGFNYNNINILSPQKQQSLLMKLYSLIKGITLVLIVYLSLPLLFSIFPATEAYTTTLLRWILTPAKLAIMGFIHFLPSFVTIIVIFFIFKYAIKIIKFFFDEIKKENIKIDGFYSDWAMPTFNIIRFLLLAFMVVIIFPYLPGSDSPIFKGVSVFVGILFSLGSSNAIANMVAGLVITYMRPFKIGDFIKIGDVSGEVIEKTALVTRIRTPKFEDITIPNSTVLSSTSTNYSSNTKQVNNGLLIHTTVTIGYDVPWKDIHKALIDAALKTDMIEQTPPPFVLQTGLEDFYVAYQINVYTKHPTKQPLIYSSLHQNIQDSFSAAGIEIMSPHYNALRDGNTTTIPENYLNKDYEPPTFNVKNKS